A stretch of DNA from Piliocolobus tephrosceles isolate RC106 chromosome 21, ASM277652v3, whole genome shotgun sequence:
gtcttctgcaAGGTGccctaaatcacctctctcaagtttgaagttccacagatccctacaGCAGGGGGGAAATGCCACCCATATAATTATTAGTTTTTCATCACAATcgttcaacaagtctctaggaagttcaaaACTTTCCTTCATCTCCCTGTCTTTTTctagccctccaaactgttccaacctctgcctattactgagttccaaagttgcttcaacattttcagttatcttcaTAGAAATCCCCCACTTGTGGCACTAATTTttggtattagtccattctcacactgctataaataaatacctgaaactaggttgtttataaaggaaagacgtttaattgGTTCATGATTCCGTGGGTTGTACAGGAAGTGTGGCTGGAGAGGCCAGaggaaacttacaagcatggtggaaggtgaagaagctggcacgtcttacatggctggagtaggaggaagagagagtgaagcAGGGGGtgctacacttttaaacaaccagatctcatgaggactGACTCACTACCATAAGAAATACACGGGAAAAATCCACCCTCATGTTCAAATtaactcccaccaggtccctcttctaacattagggattacaatttgatgtgagatttgggaggggacacagacccaaagcATATCAGTGGGGGAAGAAAACCAtactcagtaaatggtgctgggaacacTGACAAGcgacatgtagaagaatgaaactggattctcatctcttgtcttatacaaaaatcaactcaaggtagatcaaagacttaaatctaagacatgaaGACATTAAAATTCGAGAAGATAACATtgaaaaaacccttctagacattggctttgGTAAAGAATTCACGACTacgaacccaaaagcaaatgcaacaaaaataaataaatgagatctatctaaataaactaaatgtcttccgtacagcaaaagcaataatcagcagagtaaacagaccacTCACAGagtgagaaacaaaatattcacaagctatgcatctgacaaaagactaagatccaaaatctacaaggaattcaaacaaatcagcaagaaaaaaaaatcacatcaaaaaGCGGGCTAAGGACacgaacagacaattctcaaaagaagatatacaaatggctaacaaacacatgaaaacatgctcaacatcactaattattagggaaatgcaaatcaaaagcaataccacctcactcctgcaagaacagctataattaaaaataataaataaaaaaagatttcagtGTGGAGAAGGTGATCAGGAGACACTTCTatactgctgttgggaatgtaaactagtatggctgctatggaaaacagcatggagatttttaaaagaactaaaagtagaactacaatttggtccagcaatcccactactggatatctacccagaggacaAGAAGTTAATATTCAAAAAGAATACTTGTACATGCGTGTTTCTagtggcacaattcacaatagcaaaatagtgaagccaacacaaatgtccatcaatcaatgaatggatttttaaaaagttttatatatattccattgtgtatatatatatgtgtgtgtgtgtgtgtgtatacacacatatatatatatacacacacacatatatatatacacaatggaatactatgcaaccacaaaAAGAAATGGATTATCAGCATTTCCAGTAAcgtggatgagattggagactattattttaagtgaagtaactcaggaatagaaaacaaacatcatatgttctcagtgatatgtgggagctaacctatgaggacacaaagacataaaaataatatgatgggctttggggacttggggggaagagtgagAGGGGGATGAGgtataaaatactacaaatatgaTGCAgtatatactgcttgggtgatgggtgcaccaaaatctcacaaatcactaaTAAAGAaattactcatgtaaccaaatacaaTCTGTATCACAATAacatgggaaaaaataaactaaactaatgagttttaaaaaataaaaataaaataaaatatcagtacaaagacaaaaatatacacaaactgccaataaacatatgaaaaaatgttcaacatcactaatcatcagggaaatgcaaaataaaaccataaaaccaaagacatggaatcaacctaagtgccatTAATTACAGATTGAAtacagaaaatgtgttacatacataccatggaatactatgcagccataaaaaagaacaaggtcaTGTCTTTTGAgggaacatagatggagctagaggccattatccttagcaaattaatgcaggaccagaagaaaaatacttcatgttctcacttataagtggaagctaaatgatgagaactcataaacacaaagaagtaaatgaaaaacactggggcctatttgagagtggagggtgagaagagggagaagagcagaaaaaataactactttTTACTTTGCTCAGTACCTGGAtggtgaaataatctgcacaGCAAACACCCGTGACAAGGGGTTTACCTacttaacaaacctgcacatgtacacttgaacttaaaagaaaagttaaagaatggtaaaaataaacaaattggggaaaatttttaaaatttcctttttattccatCTTCTTGGGCCCCTCACTTGCAAATAGAGGCCCACATACACGAATGTTTAGCACCATCACGGATGGCATCCCAGAGGAATCGCAATGCTGACAGTTAGGCATCAAGGACGTTATTATCACAGAGTATATCTATTCTTTGGGGGCTTCAGTTATAACTGGAAAGACCAAAAAACCTTTGAGATGAGGAGGCTTTAGTGTTCATTAAAGAGTTTCTGCTTTTTGAGCAATCCCAAAGTTGCTGGGAGAAGACAATGAGTTTTGATTGAGCAGGAGGAGGAAAGATGTTGAGTAGATTTTCAGAGGCAATTCAAAAATTATTAGTTGAACATTCGCCCTGGACTCTTTGTAATCTCTTTGTATCTGAGATGTCATTCCTGGCCACCATGAGCACAGAGTAGCAGCTGAATAAAGATGAATGTAACGAATGACCTTTAGGAAGTGCATTGAGCTGGTGAATATCTTTCAAGAAAGGGCAGTCACTGTGTGTTTGCCTGGCAGGGCTGGCATGTAAAATTATCTCGGTTATTCAAATAAAATGACTGCTGGGCAAGCAGCAAGTCGATGTGAAATCCAAGTCATTTTCTGCTCATTAAGCCAGTGGTTTCAGGATAGTTTTCATCCACTCAGAGCACAAATTACATAATTCCCCCCAAAAATGAATTCCATGGTGGTGATGGGGCCTATAATCCATTATCAAAATAGAGAAGTGATCAAGACTGTGAAACAGAAGGTGTAAGAAGGAGAGTGTACCTCATCAGAACACAAGAGTTTCCAGTGAGAAGGGAGGGAATTTCATTCCATACtggaaagaaacaaggaagagagGCATGAAGAGTGTCATTCACTGTGCGTTGGCATCTCAAGGTATCTGGATGTTAGGTTAAAGGAGGGGTAAGGAGAGAGGCATGCCCGTGAGTGAGGTTGGAGTTGCAGAAACCGTTGCAGTGAACATGGGGAGAGACGATGAGAATGATTAAAATGACACCTGAGATGGCCCTTGCAAACAAAGAGGCTATTTAGTGGGACTCTCTTCAATCTGCCCTCATTGATTTTTAAGTAATATGTTGTTTCTCTTCTCCTAAGTGGTTCTCCATACATGCTATGAAGCAGATAATCACAGCTCTTCTTCTAGTGGGAAAAGGACTGTCATTCTGCCATCTTGGTAGGAACTCCAAGAAGCTAAGAATGGAGGGCGAGGACAAGTGCTACAGAGAAGCATtcccagagaaaatgaaaatagctgTCTGGTTGGTTTCACCAGTGATATGGATTAGTGACTGCTGTCTATTTTATTTTGCCCCTCTAAAGTAGGTGTGTTCATTAcctttttcctgtctctttttgtctttttggtttcatttgtATAAAGCAGATAGTGTGTCTCTTTGGTGCACATGTTGAGAGAGATTGCAAGTGATAATTTTTAGTCACCTGATAGACACCATATCCTGATGAGATAAGATACTGCACTTCACTCTGAGCCTGTTCCTGTTGTAGTATTGCCTTCAGAGATCCCTTACAGGGTTAGTGTTGTTGGTATGTGGGAAGTATATAAGCCAGTAACAACTGAATGGAACTAGTTGCCAAGGATGGCCCCTCATGACTACAGTCACAATAACCACAGCTTGTGGAGTGCTCTCCTTTTGATTAGGGCTGTCTATGTGACTCACCATGGTCGATGTAAAGCTATAGAAGTGACACTGTCTGCCATTCAAAGGTAGGTCTTATAATGCCATGAACTGTCTCCATGAGCCTTTTGAAAGGCTTTCTTTGCTGAAAGCCAATCACCATTCATTAAGTCCAAGAACCATGAGACTCTCCTGATCTGAACATATTCAAGGCATGAATGGAAAGGTGTGGTAGTGAAAGAGATAACCAGCCAGTTTCTAGGTGTTCACTCAGCGCTAGTGTTGACTTGGACATGAGTGAAGCATCCTCTGAAATCCCAGGCTAAAAGATTTCTCTAAAAACATGACTCCCATCACATGACCTACCACTCACATGAGTTCAATAAACCTGTAAAGCTGGGAGAGACCAAAATAAGTGATTGATTTTAGTCAATATGTGTTGGGAGGTTTGTTATGCTACAATTTGTCACTGGAACAGCAGTAAAGCAGGGTCTGTTCACTGTGTCCATGTGCATGAACTGTGTCTATTCCAATAATAATCTACCTGTTCTCTGATCTACAACCATGACTATTTATTTCCAAAGAGAAACCCCTGGATTCtgcacacaaaaaatggaaaaatctttgaatatttggaaataagaataATTGGGATTCTTTAAGGAAAACACTGGGCTCCAGTATTTCCCTACTACTTAGATTGAAAACTTCACAATGTGCCTACACAATAAGCATCCTgagaacaattaaaaaaattaaggaattcTATATGATTTTCCTCAAGTTACAGCTTCTGCCCGAAGCCACTAGTACACCTATGTGGCTGTAAGCAACTACCTAACATTTCAGTGCAGTGAGTCATCTGACATTGGGTAAGGATTTTGGTTCAGACTGTCTGACGTCAACTACATACTATAGAAGAATGTTGTTTCTAATGTCTTCTCAGACATTCCAGTGACCTTGTCACTCACTCCCTTTGTCACAGGAAGGTTTATCCCCTTTGATTTCCTGATGCGTCCCATAGAATGCCCTGGCCCCTCTTGGGGATGACCATTTCCTCTTTTCCCCTCTTAAAGCAAGAACCAACCATGTGGGGTTTGGTGCTGTTTTAATGATCAAGTGTAGGGGAAACGGTGAGTAGGGATTATTCTGTTAGCAGGCGCTGGGAATCCCATGGTCAGGTAGAAAGAGGGATTCCTCAACAATGAGGAGTCTGATCATCTCCCTCAATCGCTGATAAGCACTCTGGTCAGGGAGACATCTCTCAACACTTGCAGCATCTTCACAGATGCTGGCGGGAATCGATGGGCAAAGTTGTAAATGCGTTGGCCATTTACCATTACCTACAAGAGGAAAAATGCATCAGAAAGACAGTATGCCACCAAACAGGTTTTCAGCCCTTTGTCCTCTCTGACCTAGTACAAATAACCTTCCCCATGAAAACTCCTAGTTACACAAAAGTGAACCTAGTAGACACATTTCTGTTTACAGACTACGTTTTATGCCTATTTGAGACAGTtgctcattttatttctaatgttttctctcattcccCTAGTGAAGTTATACAGCATGTCACACAGTCCTTGTTTACTCAGCCTCCCTTCCAACCTGGAAGATCCCCATCACCAGGGACTGTGTCTCAGGAACTTGAGACCCTGCATCTCACACAGGACCTGCCACAGGGTTACTGCTAGACCATGTTCATTGAGTGCATACTTTTCAGTTTCATGAACTGTGACTGCCTTTTACTACTGATGGCACAGTTCCTCTTTGGATAGCCTACATCTGAGATGGTAGTGGCAAAGGATGAAACCCAGGATTCTTAGAGAGTTAAGGGAGGACAGGTCTTGTAAAACATAGGATATTATCTTCAACAACTTTTAAGCATAGGAAAAGATCCCTCACTTGACTCTGAATAAGATGTAAATCTTTTGGCCTATTCATTAGAGAAAACCAAAGAGTATGAATATATTCCTTATACTGAAGCTATAGAGAAAGTCACCTTCTTAatgtaaatttttcaaatttaaaatttacacatttttgagttagttttttcattttttttctaattacctTCCAGTATAAGTATTGGGAAATTAGTAATGACAAGAGGACTGACTATAAAACTAAATACAGCATCATGTGTGAGaacaaaatactggaaaaaacTTTAATGCCCAAAAAAGGGTCAAGTTCAATAATTTTGGATAaactttttaatggaatattatgcaatttttaaaaactgaagtggCACCATGGATTGGTAGTGCCTTCAAGATATATTCTTTGTCAACAAATCAACTTAATTCCTGAAGTGTAATGTGTAGAGCAACTTATACTGGGATttgcttaaaaacaaatgaaatcatagaCATATCTATATCCGTCCATAGGCAAAGGTTTCCTCtgaaaggctgggcacagtggcttatgccagtaatcccagtattttgggaggccaaggtgagcaaatcacgcaaggtcgggagttcaagacaagcctggccaacatggtgaaactccgcttctactaaaaatacaaaagttagccaggtgtgatggcatgcacctgtaattccagctattgggaggctaaggcaagagaatcgcttgaatctgggtggtggagtttgcaatgagctgtgatcacaccactgcactccaacctggatgacgaagtgagactctgtctcaaaaaaataaaaaaataaaaagattctttCTGAAGAAGAGCAGAACTCTAGTAATGCTGTTCTTATGAGTAGAATTGGGGCCCAAAAGTTAGACAAAGACACAATTTTTGAATGATTAAAACCACCTTTTCCTTAAGTATATTGTATACATTCAGCTAAATGAAAACTTAAAGAATTGCATAAGTAGAAATGAGCACTATGGGAAAAGACAGGAGATTCTCCACTTTGGGGGAAATGGCAGGTGAGCCGACCTTGATGTTGGTCAGATTTTGGAAAGAGCAGAGGATGGCAGTGCAAGCAGAGGGTGCTCTGTGATGAAAACCTGAAACAGGAGTAGTTATGGAAGATGGGCCCCAAGGGACTGGTGGCACCAGGTCAATGAAACTGCCTCCTTTAGGAGCCCACAAAGCTCCAGTCCTGGAAGCTCCTGAGGTACTCACCTTGTATTCTTTGTGACGCACATAGATGCACAGCTCAAATGGTTTACCATCTTCAAAGGGTAAATAGTAGCATTTCTCCTCGAACCTCCATATGCCAAACACACGACTATTCATGATTGCAGGATGACCAAAGTGCAGTCGGAATTGGAAAGCAATATCTGAGTCCTCATCTGTCCCAGTGTAGAAATTCACTTCCAGCTGTGGGTCCTTGCTGAGGTCAAAGCACACAGCACGTTGGGCAGGTTCCTTCATTGTGCAGACATacactcaacacacacacaaatcccttCCCCTCTTTACCCAGGGCAAGAAGTCTCCCTGATGATACTGCAGTCCTGGTCCCTGTGGGGATGCTTCAGCTCCTCGTGCTCCCAGGCAGGGAGATGCTGTGCTCCTCatccccagaaaaaaactgaGCACCAGTCAGGGACCTGGGCCTATTATCTGTTCATTTCCTGGAAATTCTATCCCTTTAATAAAGAGCCACGGCCCCAACCCACTGAGTGTCCTCCTCCGCTAGTCCCCATGGCTGACCCACATGCAGTTGCTGCAGATCTCATGCCTGGTGCTGGAGGGTCTCCAGGGCATACACTTGCATGAGGCCTTCATTATGCCAACTAGACATTTCCACATCACTCACACATAAGGTCAAACCCTTAGCAAAtattctcccttctctcctccaccCCCTCCATTGGACCATGGAGTACTCACACAAAAGTGAGGATCGGTGTCCCTGTGATTATCACGCAGGAACCaacagacaaggaaacaggcAGTGTGTATGGTACCTGCCAGAGTATTGAGAGTGAGTGAGAGGTAAAGGGTCAGCCTCCCCTATTGTAACAGATTCCCATGGTGCAGGAGGTTAGAGATCACAGGGCAGACTCTGAGGCCTCTCCCCTTTCACCCTACCACAGTCAGGGCTCCATATTCCTGAAGATATGGTGGACCTATAGGTAGGAGCAATTGTTCAAGAGCCAGGCATCCTGGATTTCAGTCCTCATTCTGCCTTTTACTAGCAGTGCAATCTTAGATATATTACTTAACCGCTCTCTGCCCCAGTTTCCCCAGAACAAGGAGGATTGTCAGGAATTCCTACTTTGTAGGGTGTTCTCAGTAATAGaggagttaatatatgtaaaacttcTACTCTAATCCCTGGCATGTGTAGGGCCTGTTAGTGGTGACCTAACAGAACCGGGGAGTCCTCCTGAAACATTGACCTGCCTTATTTTCAactctgaaaatgaaaacaagactTGAGGGTGAAAGAATTTAGAAATTCACTCCGGTGAGAAACAACACTTGTTGAAAGAGAGACAAATGTTGA
This window harbors:
- the LGALS14 gene encoding placental protein 13-like gives rise to the protein MSSLPVPYTLPVSLSVGSCVIITGTPILTFVKDPQLEVNFYTGTDEDSDIAFQFRLHFGHPAIMNSRVFGIWRFEEKCYYLPFEDGKPFELCIYVRHKEYKVMVNGQRIYNFAHRFPPASVKMLQVLRDVSLTRVLISD